The window TcaatgaggaagagaaCGAATCCAAACATGAGGACAACTTGAAGGATGAAGTGCGGGGCAAAAGATTTTGGAGAGTTGGTGGCATCGGTATCTGGGCGTATGGCCTCGATAGAAAGGAGGAAAGCACTAGGGAGAAGCTGTGGAGAGAGTGGTCCGATAAACACGATGAGGACGACTGGATAAATATCTCTCGGAAACGGACCAAATTCTACAATGAGAGTATGTTTCCCTCATTTTCTATCTAACCAAATTAAATAAAAGCTGACGCCATTTAGGTGGCGGTCGTCACGTGCGGCCGTTGTTCAGTTGGAAGCTTGTTGAAAAAGGGGAGCGCCTTCCCGTGGATGCTTTGCCTATTGGCAACGAGCAAGATGGTGCAGTGCTTTACGCTGCCAGAGCTTGGCATCAAGGAGGCGTGCATCTTGGAAAGTGCGTGAATCTCAATTGTCTACGATACTCGGCTCTGATAATCTGCGCAGGGCTGGTCATCATCTTCACAAAGGCGCTTCCATTCCATACGGAGGAGGCGAAATTTCTTTCGACACATATGAAGTCTTTTGCGGGCCAATCAATGAACCGCACTTGGTCAAATGGATGACTTTCCCCCATGGACAGGTAGCTCATGTAGAGGGATGGCAACCGGTTGAGGGAGGTCGAGAaaaggatggaagagcGTTGTTATTGGCTAAAGGCTTCTATGACAAGTGAGTGACCCACAGTATACTTGTATACTACGTCTGGCTAACTGGATACAATCCTTTAGTGGGCAACATCCGGGAAGTAAGTCACAAGCGAACTCGTTTCTGGAACACTGCTAATCACTGTATATCAGAAATCATAGTGCGGGATGATCACGCTTGTGTCGGGTATGGCGGTGGTGAGCTCTGGGTTCGACCTTACCAAATTCTCGCCTATGCCGATCCTCACCGTCGTTGATCCATTTGGCATAGTGGATGTGTACCATCTCCCATGCCACCCATTTGTAAGCTGTAACAGTATGCCACGAAAGCGACGATTAGGATCTTCGATAAGAATAGCTGAGACTGGTTCGTCTTCAAGTCTGACGGCCACATGTAGAGATTTACGCAGGCCACTCCTCATCATGAATGTACTGTACTTCTTTGCGCACATTACTTATCTGTATAATGTGGTGAGGCTCTGATATCCCACCTTTTGAACAACGGAGCTGGGCGTTTCCCATTGCAATTGCTGCCTTGGAAAACTTCTTCTACAATCATTCTCTCCAAGGCGGCCATATCCTCAAATGCTCAAAATGCGACAGGAAGGACCTTTAGAGAAGGTCCTTTGGAATTCGGCTATCAAAGGTGGCTAATAAAGGCATGTGGACTGGCAGCCAGGCTGCGATATTTATAAACAGTTACAAAAGCTTCCAGCAAACGATGATAGGCGGGAAGCATTACTGGATGCCTGCGTCGTTAATGCGACTGCAAAAGTGGGATCTTCCTTTGTTTGATGGGATGATAGTATTCTAAGGGATCAAACCTGAGCATCGCAAAGCCATCTCCAAGTGATAGCATGAGATCGATGACCTGATTATGAAGACCTTGGCCTTTCCCATATTTCTCCTCTAATCTAATCTACTGATCGCCTAGCTTACCAGATCATTTCCTCCCAAAGCTCTCCCATTTCTGTGGCAACTCCTGCCTGTAGTTTCTTGCAGAAACATCTTAACTCGATCCCTAAATAACGTCGCCTTCAAGGCCGCCTCCATTCGATTGAAAATCGTCATCTGGTCATTAGAGGTAGAGAAAGACAAACGTTCTTGTCGATGTCGTGTGAACAGGTACCCTCAGTCACCATTTATGGTACCACCCAGATTACCTCTGCCTCAACCTATGTTGCCACACTTACCAGTCTAGTCCCTGGGAACCCCGTGCTATCAGTTGTAACCTCCGTAATACCTGCTGTTTGCGCTGATGATGCTCCTGACTGTCCTTCGGAGACCAAAGAAGCGGTAGTAACCGTGACGCCGATGTCGACCACGGTACATACTAGTGTTATATCGACAAAAGTCGTAGTCACGAGTGTTGTTCCTCAAAGAACACTGTATTACGAATGCTCCCCATCGCAGGAAACATCTGCACAGGGGATGATGAGTACCAGCCAAGCACAGGAAACATTAGATAATCAGCCCTCTACTATCATTGAAGATGAGGGCAAAGTGGTCTCATACACAAACGTTCAGCAATTAAGCTCGAGCATTAGCAGTGCTACATTGGCTAGTCAATTCACAGACATTGCAAATAAAACACAGGGCAACGCAACGATTGAGGTATCAACAAGCAGTGTGTCCTCTGTGGCAGATACGATTTTATTTCCATATCATACACCCACTTTCTCAAGTTCTGGTCAATCAGGACCGTCTGCGAATCGTCCAGTATCGGTTGCAACCTCTTTACCCATGGCAACAACATCTCAAACATCATCTGCTTCATCAACAGTCGCATCTCAACAAAAAGACGCCAACCCTACGTCATCCTCATCAAATCACGCTGCCGTCGCAGGCGGTATCGTAGGCGGTATATTAGGGATCATTGTCATAACATGCTTCGTGATctggatgaagaggaagaaaagggaTAAGCACGAGAATGCCGAAAGATGGAATGAAAAAAATGAGGATGTCGATTACTGGGAGAGACGATTCAGGGCATTAGAAACGGAAGGAGATACCGTGCATGGGGAGAAAGATGACCGGGATATGCATTCAAGTAGGAAATTGCGTGTGAGTTTAAACCCCCCCGACAATTACTAGTATTGCATTGACCATTAGAATAGCTCACTCTTGATCTTGCATCTAAAGATATGGATGTAAACCCTTCTCGCCCTTTCTCCCGCTTGTCAACTGTATCATCGTTTTTTTCGTCACCTTTCGGCGGGGGCATACCTAGCCGCACATCCAACAAGATTGGGCTTAATTTCTCTCGTCCCATCAGGCGTCCTATCTCACCTCAAGCCGATGTCTTGTCGATTCGATCTTATCCTAAAAGTCGATGGTCAAGTATTTCTCTGAAGTCGACTAAAGCAGGACGGCATTCTATGAGTTCAAGGAAATCTGGCAAGTCGTCACAGCGTTATTCAACTGCTGTGCTCCCCCCTatgaaggaagaaaacGAAAACACAGAGGGAACTGATGCGATTACGGCCTCAAGGGGAGCTGAGCAACATCTAATGATGGAATGGATTAGACATTCCCTGGTGGATAACGATGAACGCCAACAAGACAGGCGAAAAGCATCCTCCTGTGAGCGATCATCATGCCAAGGCTCGATGGGCGGGGCCGCTTCGTATCAGGGTGGAGAGACCGTGACCATTGGGCCTCCGCCACCTAGGCGATCTCTTGCCCCGATCCCATACGATAATTTCATATCGTCCCCGCGTTCTACACTGTTCCCTACCCAGTCATCTTTTGGTCGATACGACGGCCCTTACCCACCACTGGCATCTTCGTACGAACGATCCACAGATCTATCTCCTATACTTTGCCTGAATCCAGCCGGCAAAGGCTTTGTCAGTACCTTGCCCAGATCTGACACTTTCAAGCCAGATGTGGTCGTCTCGTCGGGTACTGAACTCAAGCAATCGACCAGTCAGACCAGGCGTTCAGTGGGGAAATTTGTCCCTCAGCTTTATCTAAGCCGAGAGGCTATATCACCAAGTTTATGGATTGATGACAAGCTGCTAAATCAGTTTGAAGGATCAGAGGGATCTGGGGAGACAGAGGTGGTAACAAAAAAAGCTCTCATATCCTCATTTTCCGCGGAGACAATCGATGAAAGCCGGGCGCCTGAGATTTCTTCCGGAAGTAATGAAGGCAGCCGCCTTGAACAGGCAGTATCAGAGGGGGGAAACAACAGGACTCCTTCCTCGGGAACGTATTGCACCAGGTCATCCTTATCAATCGTCCCATTATCACCAGCCCCGCCGTCTCTATCTCTGAGCTCCGTGACGTCATCGTTGATGAACGACGAAGCGGAAACAAGAATGGGTCTAGCCTATCGCTCGGCGGTCACTCCATAGCTGCCTCTGTTGACAATCAGATCACCAGTGGTGGAAACTTGGGGATTATGGTTGATATCCGATGAGCGAGAGGGTTAGAGCATTCCTCGATCGGTATTAGCTGCTGGAGCTTGAGAACGCGGTGGATACGAAGGGCGACGGGAGAGTGAGGTGGATGGATGCAATTAGTGCTACGATGTGTATTGTATGATCTACATATAGTTGCAGCATAGATTGCAGAGATATGCAGCTTGGAGATATGCGAAATGTTAACAAAAACATGATATTACATGATGGCATAAGCACCCGACTCGGGCTTGAATCAACTGAGGCTGTCGGCGTTATGGGGCGTGGCACTTTGTGTTTCGGCTGGGCTAATAGGTGGAGTCGGATGTAACATACAGCCAACAGCACCGTCTATTTTCAATCTTCCATCCCCCTCTTGCATCTCCTCCCCCCGGCCAACCCACACCCAACATGTCAGCCGGATTCTTCGGTTTTGATACCGCACTCCCCGAACACCGTCAATCCCAGCATCGTCCCAATGACGGAGCCGTCACTTCCAAATTCCAAAGTGCCAGTTCTGTGCCTAATCCCTTCAACCTCGAGGCCCcagaggatgaggaaaTGGAAGTATACACTTGGGGTCAAGGGATGGACAAGGATACCGAGGAAGCCGATGAGCTGAATGATGCAACGTTTGGCGTGGACATCAATGCCATCAGTGAGCAATGTGGGTCCTTGAGGAGCAGAGTGCTAATCTTGCACTTAATTTAAGGGGGTGGGCAATTCTCGTTCGGGAACGAAGAGTCAGTTGCTTTACCGGCTAAGCCATCAAAACAGCCCCAGTCGCAAAGAGGACCCATCGCTTCGACTGCCTCCCGGTACCGACCTAAGGCAGTGGCCGATCCATTTGCCTTTTCTGAAGATGACTTTTATGCTTCTCGCCCTGTCAAAAGTAAGAGATATTTAACATTGTATTCTTTACTTCTGGGCCACTGATGCTCTGTCAGAAACCCAATCGAAGTCCAAGACAAAGGCCTCGGTTGAACCTGCTTGGACAAAACCAGCTGGCCAGGTCACCAGCTGGGGAACGGCTCCTTCTTCTAGTTAGTCATTTCCGTTGATACGGATTTATCACATTCTGACTCATGGTGCAGCAGTGAAGCCATCTCTTGCGTCCAAACCTACTCAAGGGGAAGCTCCCGGTCACATCAAGAGTCTCGAGGAGATTGAAGCAGAGTTTGCTTCAATGCCTGCGCCCAGCGCTGCGCAGGTTGCCTTCCAGGCTCCTACGCAATTATCAGGACCGCCTCCTGCAAATGCTGTTGTAACCCTTGAAGAACTTGAGAGGCAAATGATGGAAGACGTCCCTCCATCTCTTGCCCAACATCAGGCCCAACAGCAGGCGCCTTCTCGAGAGGTTACTCCCACTCAGATGTCAGGCCTCGCCCAGTCAGGATATGCTTCGCAGAAAGCTGTCCTCGACAGTATGTTTCCTGATCTTGGAAAAGGTCCTGGTCCCGTACCTCCAGGTCAGCAGCAAGGCCAAACAGGGCAAAGCCCAGTCCCTATAGGCCCTAGTCCCGAAGAGTTCGCTCGGCAGGAGCATTTCAAGGAGGTTTTTGAAGCTAAAGTCCAGGCAATGTCCAAGTACAATAATCTTATGGGATCGTCGGACAAGGACTTTATTACCCGCATTCAATTGTCTCAACTCGCTACTTCCGACCCTTATATTTCCGACTTCTATGCCCAAGTTTTTTCTGCGATGGAGAGAAGCCGCCGGGCGCATGAGAGTGGTCAGATGGATAGGCCGACTGTGGTACAAATTGCGGCTGGTTTTGGCTTTGGCGTCGGCGGTCCTGCTGGCAACAGATTTGGAAAAATGGGACAAAACACTATGCAGAAATTGTCGACACAGGTCAAGAAATTGGTTGAGAGTAGGACAGCGCACCAGAAATCTGCCAATACTGGTGAGCTTCACCGCTGTAATCACGATGCGTAGGTATTGACAGAATTGTATAGCTGCTCTTCAGGGCGCTCTCGGCCGAGTCACACGAGGTGGTGCTGCTGCTCCTCGTCCCGTTCTTGCCATCCCTACAAACACCAAGCTCGAAAACCGTCCTGCGTCCCACCTTAATCAATCTACGGGCATACAGCGCCCCCCTCTCACTCGCAAACAAATCATGTATGCCCTAGAAGGCCTCTACACCGACGTCCTTGAGCTCGAGCAGTTCCGTAGAGAAGCACCGCCTTCAGCCTCTGTCGATGAAATCGAAATCTGGAACGCTAAATGTCATGTAAAGGTGGATCAGATCTGGGCCAAGCTTATGGTTCAAGAGCCTATCGAAGTATCAAATCCCCATCCATTTATATCCCTTCTCAACCCCCCAAAAGGTCAACGTATCCTCGGCCGGATCATCCTTCAACTTCCTGATCAGAAGATTTACACCTTGCTGTCTCTCCTTGTTGTCAAATTCCATCAACTAGACGTTGTGGCTCgtgctcctcctcctccagtTACAGACGCCAGCCTCTTAACCAAGGCTGACAGATTAGACCGCGGTAAGCGCGAGGCGGATACGGACGGCTTCCTGTACAACTTGGTGCCTGCTATGGACATGGCGATTAACAAGTGTAAGCTGGGCCTTTTAGGTGGTCTGTTGGTCGCTGCTGTGCAGAGATTGGATGTTGTGAAGGTTGCCTCTACCAGAGTACGTAACAACTCTGTGGATTGATCATATCAGCTAATTATGGATTAGCCTGGCGTTGTCCTGTTCACAGCACTTTTATCAAAAGCTCAGTCTCTTATCCGCGCTCCCTCTCCCGATCCTCTCAACCCTCATTCCGGCGCCCATCCTGACCAGATAGAGCTTGAACACTTCCCTCGTCAGTTCTCGGTATTCCTTGATGCTCTTTTACCTTCTTTGCCAGATCTTTTCCCGTCATCTATCGCTGCCAAGCATGCCTTTGGCCCCTCGGCGTACTTGATGTCCGGAGAGAATCTTCCCGAAAAGGAAGGCATAGAGATGGAGAGGCGAGAAGCTGAAGTCTGGGCACTGGCTGCTGCTTTGGCCGTTAACTCggcagaagaggagcagACAGCATTGGTCGCTGCTTTGAGGGAAAAGATTCTTCATACTGTCCAGGGTGCCAGAAACCCTATGGTTAGCCCCGTTAGAGCGGAAATGAAGCTGAGAAATGTGAACATGTTCTTGAACGGTCTCGTAAGTCTCTTCGCACCTGACATATGTTTCTCGATGCTCATGACCGTTGCCAGGGTTTGGATGCGGCGATGATTGAATAAACATATGAGCTTGGATGATTTTGGATCATAGTTGATTGAAGAACGCCCGTTCTTTTATTTTTCATTTATGCATTTCTTAACAAAGTCATGGATCCCTAACTGATAACCCTG is drawn from Cryptococcus gattii WM276 chromosome A, complete sequence and contains these coding sequences:
- a CDS encoding Hypothetical Protein (Similar to TIGR gene model, INSD accession AAW41392.1), whose product is MRIPPEAPQLKVNTFAHPPPWGAYITYPPGAVVAYHATIWRCESSHTSWEEPAGAPSSNLAFWTPIGVLGPNISTSAQQLSPPSYTQSLNTQAEKVPPYPTFIESSSSHNVGDEKPGFGPGHSGALGYLSDKAGDAFRGAIINEEENESKHEDNLKDEVRGKRFWRVGGIGIWAYGLDRKEESTREKLWREWSDKHDEDDWINISRKRTKFYNESGGRHVRPLFSWKLVEKGERLPVDALPIGNEQDGAVLYAARAWHQGGVHLGKAGHHLHKGASIPYGGGEISFDTYEVFCGPINEPHLVKWMTFPHGQVAHVEGWQPVEGGREKDGRALLLAKGFYDNGQHPGKIIVRDDHACVGYGGGELWVRPYQILAYADPHRR
- a CDS encoding Cytosolic small ribosomal subunit protein, putative (Similar to TIGR gene model, INSD accession AAW41393.1); this encodes MSAGFFGFDTALPEHRQSQHRPNDGAVTSKFQSASSVPNPFNLEAPEDEEMEVYTWGQGMDKDTEEADELNDATFGVDINAIRGGQFSFGNEESVALPAKPSKQPQSQRGPIASTASRYRPKAVADPFAFSEDDFYASRPVKKTQSKSKTKASVEPAWTKPAGQVTSWGTAPSSTVKPSLASKPTQGEAPGHIKSLEEIEAEFASMPAPSAAQVAFQAPTQLSGPPPANAVVTLEELERQMMEDVPPSLAQHQAQQQAPSREVTPTQMSGLAQSGYASQKAVLDSMFPDLGKGPGPVPPGQQQGQTGQSPVPIGPSPEEFARQEHFKEVFEAKVQAMSKYNNLMGSSDKDFITRIQLSQLATSDPYISDFYAQVFSAMERSRRAHESGQMDRPTVVQIAAGFGFGVGGPAGNRFGKMGQNTMQKLSTQVKKLVESRTAHQKSANTAALQGALGRVTRGGAAAPRPVLAIPTNTKLENRPASHLNQSTGIQRPPLTRKQIMYALEGLYTDVLELEQFRREAPPSASVDEIEIWNAKCHVKVDQIWAKLMVQEPIEVSNPHPFISLLNPPKGQRILGRIILQLPDQKIYTLLSLLVVKFHQLDVVARAPPPPVTDASLLTKADRLDRGKREADTDGFLYNLVPAMDMAINKCKLGLLGGLLVAAVQRLDVVKVASTRPGVVLFTALLSKAQSLIRAPSPDPLNPHSGAHPDQIELEHFPRQFSVFLDALLPSLPDLFPSSIAAKHAFGPSAYLMSGENLPEKEGIEMERREAEVWALAAALAVNSAEEEQTALVAALREKILHTVQGARNPMVSPVRAEMKLRNVNMFLNGLGLDAAMIE